One Gloeobacter morelensis MG652769 DNA window includes the following coding sequences:
- a CDS encoding mercuric reductase, with protein sequence MSEQPIGVAPMDIHNVRLVAHTHPPGWVNPKPAGRYNLVVVGGGTAGLVSAGGAALLGGKVALVERHLLGGDCLVAGCVPSKALIRSARAMADVKDAHRYGIRVQGTVEADFGAVMERLRRVRADISPHDAAERFKNWGVDVFLGAARFTSPDTVQVGEVELRFKRAIVATGGRAARPEIAGLAEAGCLTNETVFSLTERPERLVVIGGGPIGCELAQSFARLGSQVTLLHKNERVLDREDPETSRILGFALERDGVRVLTNVRIEKVSCEGSVKTVHLAGGEKVACEAILLAAGRVPNVEGLGLEAAGVRHGKGGVEVDDRLCTSNPRIYACGDICLPWKFTHAAEASARIALENALFGGTLVLGRKKASALTMPWCTYTDPEVAHVGLMEDEARERGIAFDTIRLPLAESDRALTDGEEDGFMTVILKQGSDKILGATLVARHAGEMISEITLAMVAGKGLATLSRVIHPYPTQAEIIRKVADTFESRSLERLRPFTEKWLAWAR encoded by the coding sequence ATGAGTGAACAGCCGATCGGCGTGGCACCCATGGACATCCACAATGTGCGGCTTGTGGCCCACACCCATCCGCCCGGCTGGGTCAACCCGAAGCCCGCCGGGCGCTACAACCTGGTGGTGGTCGGAGGCGGCACGGCGGGGCTGGTGAGCGCGGGGGGGGCGGCGCTGTTGGGCGGCAAAGTCGCCCTGGTGGAGCGTCACCTGCTGGGGGGCGACTGTCTGGTAGCCGGTTGCGTGCCCTCCAAAGCGCTCATCCGCTCCGCCCGGGCGATGGCCGATGTCAAAGACGCCCACCGCTACGGCATCCGCGTGCAGGGCACCGTCGAAGCGGACTTCGGCGCGGTGATGGAGCGCCTCCGGCGGGTGCGCGCCGACATCAGTCCCCACGACGCAGCGGAGCGCTTCAAAAATTGGGGTGTCGATGTGTTTTTGGGGGCGGCGCGCTTCACCAGTCCGGACACCGTGCAGGTGGGCGAGGTGGAGTTGCGTTTTAAGCGCGCCATCGTCGCCACCGGCGGCCGGGCGGCCAGACCTGAGATTGCCGGCCTGGCGGAAGCGGGCTGCCTCACCAACGAGACGGTCTTCTCCCTCACCGAGCGGCCGGAGCGGCTGGTGGTGATCGGCGGCGGTCCGATCGGCTGCGAACTTGCCCAGAGCTTTGCCCGTCTCGGGTCGCAGGTGACGCTATTGCACAAAAACGAGCGCGTGCTCGACCGCGAAGACCCCGAGACCTCCCGGATCCTGGGCTTTGCCCTGGAGCGCGACGGGGTGCGGGTGCTCACCAATGTCCGCATCGAGAAGGTGAGCTGCGAGGGCAGCGTCAAAACCGTGCACCTGGCGGGGGGCGAAAAGGTCGCCTGCGAGGCGATTTTGCTTGCGGCCGGGCGTGTCCCCAACGTCGAGGGCCTCGGCCTCGAAGCGGCCGGGGTGCGCCACGGCAAAGGCGGCGTCGAGGTGGACGACCGGCTATGCACCAGCAATCCCCGCATTTACGCCTGCGGCGATATTTGCCTGCCGTGGAAGTTTACCCACGCTGCCGAAGCTTCCGCCCGCATCGCCCTCGAAAACGCCCTGTTCGGGGGAACCCTCGTGCTCGGCCGCAAAAAAGCGAGTGCCCTGACTATGCCCTGGTGCACTTACACCGACCCCGAGGTGGCCCACGTCGGTCTAATGGAAGATGAGGCGCGCGAGCGGGGCATCGCTTTCGACACCATCCGCCTGCCGCTTGCCGAGTCGGATCGCGCCCTCACGGACGGTGAGGAGGATGGTTTTATGACTGTGATTCTCAAGCAAGGTAGCGACAAGATCCTGGGAGCGACGCTGGTAGCTCGCCACGCAGGGGAGATGATCTCCGAAATCACCCTGGCGATGGTAGCGGGCAAGGGCCTCGCCACGCTTTCTCGGGTCATTCATCCTTACCCGACCCAGGCGGAAATCATCCGCAAAGTGGCCGACACCTTCGAGT
- the chrA gene encoding chromate efflux transporter, whose translation MSNVQKTSLSELALLFLRLGVTAFGGPAAHIAMMEDEVVRRRRWLSREAFVDLLGITNLLPGPNSTEMAIHIGLKQAGWKGLVVAGVCFILPAALIVGVLAWVYVQFGALPQVDAAFYGIKPVIIAVVGQALWRLGRTVLKTPLLIVLAVAATALSLAGVDELVLLFFAGALVTLARRLGAPGKLLQLTPWPLLVPLAAAPAAGAVAVGLWPLFLIFLKIGSVLFGSGYVLLAFLRTELVEKTGWLSKVQLLDAVAVGQFTPGPVFTTATFVGYLLGGVPGAAVATLGIFLPAFIFVALAGWLAPRIGRSSAARAFLDGLNVASLALMAAVTFELAGAAIVDVPTVVLAALSAVLLVRWGWNSAWLVLIGAVVGLVAAAVRGG comes from the coding sequence GTGAGCAACGTGCAGAAGACCTCCCTAAGCGAACTGGCTCTGCTGTTTTTGCGGCTGGGGGTGACCGCCTTCGGAGGACCCGCCGCCCATATCGCCATGATGGAGGACGAAGTTGTCCGGCGACGGCGCTGGCTTTCGCGCGAAGCATTTGTGGACTTGCTGGGGATTACAAACCTGCTGCCCGGTCCCAATTCGACGGAGATGGCCATCCATATCGGCCTCAAACAGGCTGGTTGGAAGGGATTGGTGGTAGCGGGGGTCTGCTTTATCCTGCCGGCGGCTTTGATTGTTGGTGTGCTCGCCTGGGTGTACGTCCAGTTCGGGGCGCTGCCCCAGGTGGACGCGGCCTTTTACGGCATCAAACCGGTGATTATCGCCGTGGTCGGCCAGGCGCTCTGGCGCCTGGGACGGACAGTGCTCAAAACGCCGCTTCTTATTGTTCTGGCGGTGGCGGCGACGGCGCTGAGCCTCGCCGGGGTGGACGAACTGGTGCTGCTGTTTTTCGCGGGTGCGCTGGTGACGCTGGCCCGTAGGTTGGGCGCACCGGGAAAGTTGTTGCAGCTCACCCCCTGGCCGCTGCTCGTTCCCCTGGCCGCTGCCCCCGCCGCCGGGGCTGTTGCCGTCGGGCTTTGGCCGCTTTTTCTGATTTTTCTGAAAATTGGCAGCGTCTTGTTCGGCAGCGGCTACGTACTGCTTGCTTTTTTGCGCACGGAACTGGTGGAGAAGACCGGCTGGCTGAGCAAGGTGCAACTGCTCGATGCGGTGGCGGTGGGCCAGTTCACGCCGGGACCGGTATTCACCACCGCCACCTTCGTGGGCTACTTGCTGGGCGGGGTGCCCGGCGCGGCTGTGGCCACATTGGGGATCTTTCTGCCCGCGTTTATCTTCGTGGCCCTCGCCGGCTGGCTGGCGCCGCGCATCGGACGTTCCTCTGCAGCCCGGGCTTTCCTGGATGGCCTGAACGTCGCCTCGCTGGCCCTGATGGCGGCGGTCACCTTCGAACTTGCGGGGGCGGCGATCGTCGATGTCCCCACCGTCGTGCTCGCCGCTTTGAGCGCCGTGTTGTTGGTGCGCTGGGGGTGGAATTCGGCATGGTTGGTGCTCATTGGGGCGGTGGTGGGTCTGGTGGCCGCGGCGGTGCGCGGCGGCTGA
- a CDS encoding carboxypeptidase-like regulatory domain-containing protein, with protein MSRHWLIAFGLGLALAAPAQAESVVYGRVFQTMENTVFTDAKVTLLSNPPKQTRTDQYGQYWLRDVKPGAYLVRLQIPGRPLITGRLVVGKGTTVANLDLSKIGHPDHDEEY; from the coding sequence ATGTCACGCCACTGGTTGATTGCTTTTGGGCTGGGGCTTGCTCTGGCCGCCCCGGCCCAGGCGGAGAGCGTCGTCTACGGCCGGGTATTCCAAACGATGGAGAACACGGTCTTTACCGACGCCAAGGTGACGCTGCTGAGCAATCCGCCTAAGCAGACCCGCACCGATCAGTACGGCCAGTACTGGTTGCGCGATGTCAAACCGGGCGCGTATCTGGTGCGGCTGCAAATTCCGGGCAGGCCGCTGATCACCGGCCGCCTGGTGGTCGGCAAAGGTACCACCGTCGCCAATCTGGATCTCAGCAAGATTGGTCACCCGGATCACGACGAAGAGTACTAA
- a CDS encoding alkaline phosphatase produces MKRLKWIHVLVSLSATVGLASSLAAGPAWAGGDDDTQQSNVPPVLGNPPFSDNPTNASPGVGLRILPPTNTTLIADQLFDLRVETQVPGTSGRAPLLKSLTVNGTEIAQEFNDTIKKQGLGLESGSPTVPGLYGTSTRNFSFPQAGRYRVRAVVSVDGADYTIQNTYTVAPFALKQNINHVVFFLGDAMGLPIRSAARIAGKGVFEGRAKGQLNMDTMDTYGLVYTASFDSIITDSAPGMASYITGMKQPNNALNVSVDNTPENALDNPRIEPLWAYMKRKYGWATGVVSDAFVTDATPASEVAHSRARSARTAIAQQFIDYYIDNGPTGTAAQPLTGYRSLRTLTQPLDVIMGGGARDWLPVGDSTLLNFYQASSSQGRPDGINLFTVAAGQGYSVVKDKTELAAAPNNKPILGIFAGDFRPGNALGADNIPGTLDRLVARGQATIGGKTASDPELGQSVPPPVGTGCGGTVQACFVNIPSKTEMVAKAIEVLNAKNPNGWVLMVEQSQADKLAHPLEYERVVYEALELDNALGYVLNGQATDGKTLALITADHAQPETIVGITVPSALDNLPGYLGDPSGIDPITPGGCFTNSISADGTSGSLALTIDGAGADTKPCALQDAIGTFNDGTFPTYVDANKDGFPDDPDPTVKLVLDNGGKPTYSQDYLTNFIPLNPSGITAAVPNPARDPNGLLLTGNMSTADVSPISKDSGNVGVAPHSGEDVPLSASGPFAFLFGGTYENSDVFVRLARALSLEGATSRQAALKLPAGFPTVSAEQLFRGK; encoded by the coding sequence ATGAAGCGTTTGAAATGGATACATGTCCTCGTTTCGCTGTCTGCGACAGTCGGTCTGGCATCCTCTTTGGCTGCCGGTCCCGCCTGGGCCGGGGGCGACGACGACACCCAGCAGAGCAACGTGCCGCCGGTGCTGGGCAACCCGCCTTTTTCCGACAACCCGACCAACGCCAGCCCAGGGGTGGGCCTGCGGATCCTGCCGCCCACCAATACAACGCTGATTGCCGATCAGCTGTTTGACTTGCGCGTCGAGACCCAGGTGCCGGGCACCAGCGGCCGGGCGCCCTTGCTCAAGAGCCTGACCGTCAACGGCACCGAGATTGCTCAGGAATTCAACGACACGATCAAAAAGCAGGGTCTGGGTCTTGAGAGCGGTTCGCCGACGGTGCCCGGGCTGTACGGTACCTCGACACGCAACTTTTCTTTCCCCCAGGCCGGCCGCTACCGGGTGCGCGCCGTCGTGAGCGTGGACGGCGCTGACTATACCATTCAGAACACTTACACCGTAGCCCCCTTCGCCCTCAAGCAAAACATCAACCACGTCGTCTTCTTTTTGGGTGACGCGATGGGACTACCGATCCGCTCCGCCGCCCGGATTGCAGGCAAGGGCGTCTTCGAAGGCCGCGCCAAAGGACAGCTCAATATGGACACCATGGATACCTACGGCCTGGTGTACACGGCTTCCTTCGACAGCATCATCACCGACTCGGCGCCGGGCATGGCCAGCTACATCACCGGCATGAAGCAGCCCAATAACGCCTTGAACGTTTCTGTGGACAACACCCCGGAAAATGCCCTGGACAACCCGCGCATCGAACCGCTGTGGGCGTACATGAAGCGCAAGTACGGCTGGGCGACCGGCGTGGTGAGCGACGCCTTTGTCACCGACGCCACCCCGGCTTCTGAGGTGGCCCACTCCCGGGCGCGCTCAGCCCGTACCGCCATCGCCCAGCAGTTTATCGACTACTACATCGACAACGGTCCGACCGGCACCGCTGCCCAACCGCTCACCGGTTACCGCTCCCTCAGGACGCTCACCCAGCCGCTCGATGTGATCATGGGCGGCGGGGCGCGCGATTGGCTACCGGTAGGCGATTCGACATTGCTCAATTTCTACCAGGCCAGTTCCAGCCAGGGCCGCCCCGACGGGATCAACCTCTTTACCGTTGCAGCCGGCCAGGGTTACTCGGTGGTCAAGGACAAGACCGAACTGGCAGCCGCCCCCAACAACAAACCGATCCTGGGCATCTTCGCAGGCGATTTCCGGCCGGGCAACGCCCTGGGAGCCGACAACATCCCCGGCACCCTCGATCGGTTGGTCGCCCGCGGCCAGGCGACCATCGGCGGCAAAACCGCGAGCGACCCCGAACTGGGGCAGAGCGTGCCGCCGCCGGTGGGCACCGGTTGTGGCGGGACGGTCCAGGCTTGCTTTGTCAATATTCCTTCCAAGACCGAGATGGTGGCAAAGGCCATCGAGGTGCTCAACGCCAAAAACCCGAACGGCTGGGTGCTGATGGTCGAGCAGTCGCAGGCCGACAAACTGGCGCACCCGTTGGAATACGAGCGGGTGGTCTACGAGGCGCTGGAACTTGATAACGCCCTGGGCTATGTGCTCAACGGCCAGGCAACGGACGGCAAAACCCTTGCCCTCATCACCGCCGATCACGCTCAGCCTGAGACCATCGTCGGTATTACCGTACCGAGCGCCCTCGACAACCTGCCGGGCTACCTGGGCGACCCGTCGGGTATCGATCCCATCACCCCCGGCGGCTGCTTTACGAACTCGATTAGCGCCGACGGCACCAGCGGCTCGCTCGCGCTCACCATCGACGGAGCGGGGGCCGACACCAAGCCCTGCGCGCTGCAAGATGCGATTGGCACCTTTAATGACGGCACTTTCCCCACCTACGTCGATGCCAACAAAGACGGTTTCCCGGACGATCCGGATCCGACGGTCAAACTGGTGCTCGACAACGGCGGCAAGCCGACCTACAGCCAGGACTATCTGACCAACTTCATTCCGCTCAACCCGAGCGGAATTACTGCCGCGGTACCGAACCCGGCGCGCGACCCGAACGGTTTGCTGCTGACCGGCAACATGTCGACGGCCGACGTCTCGCCCATCAGCAAGGACTCCGGCAACGTCGGTGTCGCTCCGCACTCCGGCGAGGACGTGCCCCTGAGCGCCAGTGGCCCCTTCGCCTTTTTGTTCGGCGGCACCTACGAGAACTCCGACGTGTTCGTGCGTCTGGCCCGTGCCCTTTCTCTGGAAGGAGCCACCAGCCGTCAGGCGGCGCTGAAGCTGCCCGCCGGGTTCCCGACCGTCTCGGCGGAACAACTGTTCCGCGGCAAATAG
- a CDS encoding dienelactone hydrolase family protein produces the protein MMQVLTAGSALAWGGAARLSSASSPSTIRIPGEGVIIEAYRALPVGRPWAAVLLVPEEAGLNAFIAGVAADLAALGFAVLVPDLYSRFGGTVALGPNPAAALEKLNDSLIARDLDLSFAYLEKLLGPQGKIAILGFGWGGSKALTYATENPDIAAVAVFYAPNPEPVGRVLNLEMPLLGNYAALDEEVTSKLPELEAALTKAGKPYDFKIYPGVRAGFFDAALAGPAGAAASRDAWERTVQFLKHTLAAQ, from the coding sequence ATGATGCAGGTGTTGACAGCGGGCAGTGCACTGGCGTGGGGGGGGGCTGCTCGTCTGTCGTCGGCTTCAAGCCCCAGCACTATTCGCATTCCCGGCGAAGGGGTGATCATCGAAGCCTATCGGGCTTTACCGGTGGGGCGGCCCTGGGCCGCTGTGTTGCTGGTGCCCGAGGAGGCCGGATTGAACGCCTTTATCGCCGGGGTGGCGGCAGACCTGGCAGCCCTGGGCTTTGCGGTACTGGTCCCGGATCTCTACTCGCGGTTCGGGGGAACGGTTGCCCTCGGCCCCAACCCGGCGGCGGCCCTCGAAAAACTCAACGACAGCCTGATTGCCCGGGATCTTGACTTGAGCTTTGCGTACCTAGAAAAGTTGCTCGGTCCGCAGGGCAAGATTGCCATTCTCGGTTTCGGCTGGGGGGGCAGCAAGGCCCTCACCTACGCCACCGAGAACCCCGACATCGCCGCAGTGGCCGTGTTCTATGCCCCGAATCCCGAACCGGTGGGCCGCGTGCTCAACCTGGAAATGCCGTTGCTAGGAAATTATGCGGCCCTCGACGAGGAAGTCACCTCCAAACTGCCGGAGTTGGAAGCCGCTCTCACCAAGGCGGGCAAGCCTTACGACTTCAAGATCTACCCGGGTGTGCGCGCCGGTTTTTTTGATGCGGCGCTTGCCGGACCCGCCGGGGCGGCAGCCTCCCGCGACGCCTGGGAGCGGACGGTGCAGTTTTTGAAGCACACCCTCGCCGCTCAATAG
- a CDS encoding YkvA family protein, which yields MKYLPATPRDWWQAIGRIGRFYRSAQIPAPLKFAPLALSAVYFLLPVDFVPDFIPLVGQLDDVSVVFLIHMLVAGWAHQKYWIDAEKTLDTAAR from the coding sequence ATGAAGTACCTTCCGGCGACCCCGCGCGACTGGTGGCAGGCGATCGGCCGCATCGGCCGGTTTTACCGCAGCGCTCAGATTCCGGCACCGCTCAAATTTGCGCCTCTGGCGTTGAGCGCGGTCTATTTTCTGTTGCCGGTCGATTTCGTGCCCGATTTCATTCCGCTGGTGGGACAGCTCGACGACGTGTCGGTGGTGTTTCTCATTCACATGCTGGTGGCCGGCTGGGCGCACCAGAAGTACTGGATCGACGCCGAGAAGACGCTGGATACTGCGGCCCGATAG
- a CDS encoding Coq4 family protein, producing MDTVQVTDKAMTGLEGFITLMNDPNEIRAFYDLHKSLEDTQPMVSFEQYMLSIPEIAQLVEEHYEPAPYTLKQLSQLPEGSLGQVYATRMIAEGLDPDAIQKNAASASLETGVTELERKSRYLTRRRTMTHDIHHTVTNFGTDLSGEVGLSAVYLAQIHHPVSLLYLCAVLLHTMVDPEEYGRALHQLKEGLDMGWKAKNLLAQKWELGWARPLDQWQEDLGITPY from the coding sequence ATGGACACAGTTCAGGTTACAGATAAGGCAATGACAGGGCTGGAAGGGTTCATTACCCTGATGAATGATCCAAATGAAATCCGCGCTTTTTATGACCTGCATAAGAGCCTGGAAGACACCCAGCCTATGGTGTCATTTGAGCAGTACATGCTGTCGATTCCAGAGATTGCTCAGTTGGTTGAGGAGCATTACGAACCCGCTCCCTATACCTTAAAGCAGTTGAGTCAGCTTCCAGAAGGCTCCTTGGGGCAGGTTTATGCTACTCGTATGATCGCCGAAGGCTTAGATCCTGATGCGATTCAAAAAAATGCGGCTTCAGCATCTCTGGAAACGGGTGTAACAGAACTGGAACGGAAGTCCCGCTACCTGACCCGGCGGCGAACGATGACCCATGATATTCACCATACTGTGACCAACTTTGGCACCGATTTATCGGGGGAAGTAGGTCTGTCTGCAGTCTATCTGGCTCAGATCCATCATCCTGTGAGCCTGCTTTATCTATGCGCCGTTTTGCTGCACACGATGGTCGATCCAGAGGAGTATGGCAGGGCTCTACACCAATTAAAGGAAGGACTGGATATGGGCTGGAAAGCCAAAAATCTTCTGGCTCAGAAGTGGGAACTGGGTTGGGCTCGTCCTCTAGATCAATGGCAGGAGGATCTGGGGATTACCCCTTATTAA
- a CDS encoding universal stress protein — protein sequence MFRPNEDRPDPQSLLHELMQLSGGRLKLYLGYTPGVGKTTRMLQEARRLRRRGVDLVVGWVETHDRPDTEALLADLEVMAPRQVAYQGVIIPELDLEAILQRRPATVLIDELAHTNAPGSRHRKRYEDVEVLLDAGVSVMSAMNIQHLESVAEAAGRLIGAVVHETVPDRLLRSAEEVQLVDASPEAVLERLQRGDAARYIPPGSPFLRRSTLVYLRELALRAVAEVVDADILSGKNGVAGPAGVRERVLAAVSTNPASARLIRRGARIAERLDAELFVAYVETGRPLAPPEAHTLQEHRAATEAAAGEFVQLQNRDVAGALIDFALQKNITQVIVGESLRSPAEELVRGSVINTLLRTTSNIDVLIVGEAESSMVGPLTPVVAQPPFAAGCLLVGADSHRAHGCGRHKIYLGAAPGVGKTFAMLQEAHQLQAGGIDVVCGVIETHGRAETAALIENLEVVPKRAIGYQGRTFFELDVEAVLRRRPAVVLVDELAHTNIAAAGNTKRFQDVEMLLAAGIDVVSTLNIQHLESLNTLVERTTGVKVRETLPDLVVEAADEVVLVDLPTGELTQRLREGKIYAQSKVEQALANFFRPENLSALRELALREVADDCTTRKLEAAANGPGGCVLVCINLRPNAEQLIRRGVRLASRLGASLVVAHIGTHDDGPTARAVERLGELTRQLGGEFIERPAAANQVPEQIDALAHQQGATLLVMGESRRSRWEKLLHGCVIEQVVRRVRNLDVLIVGDLEHD from the coding sequence ATGTTTCGTCCAAACGAAGACCGCCCCGATCCCCAATCGTTGCTGCACGAGCTGATGCAGCTGTCGGGGGGTCGGCTGAAGCTCTATCTCGGCTACACGCCCGGGGTGGGCAAAACCACGCGCATGCTCCAGGAGGCCCGTCGGTTGCGCCGCCGCGGCGTGGATCTGGTGGTCGGCTGGGTGGAGACCCACGACCGCCCCGACACCGAAGCGTTGCTCGCGGATCTCGAAGTGATGGCACCGCGCCAGGTCGCCTACCAGGGTGTGATCATCCCGGAACTCGACTTGGAGGCGATTTTGCAGCGGCGGCCGGCCACAGTGCTCATCGATGAGCTGGCCCACACCAATGCCCCCGGCAGCCGCCACCGCAAGCGCTACGAAGATGTGGAGGTGCTGCTCGATGCCGGGGTGAGCGTGATGAGCGCCATGAACATCCAGCACCTCGAAAGCGTCGCCGAGGCCGCCGGACGTCTGATTGGGGCGGTTGTGCACGAGACGGTGCCCGACCGGCTGCTGCGCAGCGCCGAGGAGGTGCAACTGGTCGATGCGAGCCCGGAAGCCGTCCTGGAGCGCCTGCAGCGCGGCGATGCGGCCAGGTACATTCCTCCGGGCAGCCCTTTTTTGCGCCGCAGCACCCTGGTCTACCTGCGTGAACTGGCCCTGCGCGCAGTCGCCGAGGTGGTCGATGCCGACATCCTGTCGGGCAAGAACGGCGTGGCAGGTCCGGCGGGGGTGCGCGAACGGGTACTCGCGGCGGTGAGCACCAATCCGGCTTCCGCCCGGCTCATCCGCCGCGGGGCGCGCATTGCCGAGCGGCTCGACGCCGAATTGTTCGTGGCCTACGTCGAGACGGGTAGGCCGCTCGCTCCCCCCGAAGCGCACACCTTGCAGGAGCACCGCGCGGCCACCGAGGCGGCGGCGGGCGAATTTGTGCAGCTGCAAAACCGCGATGTGGCAGGGGCGCTCATCGACTTTGCCCTGCAAAAAAACATCACCCAGGTGATCGTCGGCGAGTCGTTGCGCTCCCCCGCTGAAGAACTGGTGCGCGGCTCGGTAATCAACACGCTGCTGCGCACCACCAGCAACATCGACGTGCTGATTGTGGGAGAGGCCGAGTCGTCGATGGTCGGCCCACTGACTCCGGTCGTCGCCCAGCCGCCCTTCGCTGCCGGCTGTTTGCTCGTGGGCGCGGACAGCCACCGGGCCCACGGTTGTGGTCGGCACAAAATTTATCTGGGCGCCGCCCCCGGCGTCGGCAAAACCTTCGCGATGCTTCAGGAAGCCCACCAGCTGCAAGCCGGCGGCATCGACGTCGTCTGCGGGGTGATCGAGACCCACGGCCGCGCCGAGACGGCGGCTCTCATCGAGAACCTGGAGGTGGTGCCCAAGCGTGCAATTGGCTATCAGGGGCGCACGTTTTTTGAACTGGACGTCGAGGCGGTGCTGCGGCGCCGTCCGGCCGTCGTGCTCGTCGACGAGTTGGCCCACACCAATATCGCGGCTGCCGGCAACACCAAGCGTTTTCAGGACGTGGAGATGCTGCTGGCCGCGGGCATCGATGTGGTCTCCACCCTCAATATTCAGCATCTCGAAAGTCTCAATACCCTTGTCGAGCGCACCACCGGCGTCAAAGTCCGCGAGACGCTGCCGGATCTGGTGGTCGAGGCGGCCGACGAAGTCGTACTGGTGGATCTGCCCACGGGCGAGCTCACCCAGCGGCTGCGCGAGGGCAAAATCTACGCCCAGTCCAAAGTCGAGCAGGCTCTTGCCAACTTCTTCCGCCCCGAAAATCTGTCGGCTCTGCGCGAACTGGCTCTGCGGGAAGTGGCCGACGACTGCACCACGCGCAAACTCGAAGCAGCCGCAAACGGGCCAGGCGGCTGTGTGCTGGTCTGCATCAATCTGCGCCCGAATGCCGAGCAACTCATCCGGCGGGGGGTGCGCCTTGCCAGCCGCCTGGGTGCATCGCTGGTGGTCGCCCACATCGGCACGCACGACGACGGGCCGACCGCGCGGGCCGTCGAGCGCCTGGGCGAACTGACGCGCCAGTTGGGCGGCGAATTTATCGAGCGTCCCGCCGCCGCCAATCAGGTTCCCGAGCAAATCGACGCGCTTGCTCACCAACAGGGGGCGACACTGCTGGTGATGGGCGAATCGCGCCGCTCGCGCTGGGAAAAACTGCTCCACGGGTGCGTCATCGAACAGGTGGTGCGCCGGGTGCGCAACCTCGATGTGCTGATCGTGGGCGACCTTGAACACGATTGA
- a CDS encoding response regulator — protein MSEPITVLLVEDDPLFRMGLALFLRNQSELELVGEAEDGETALDLVDRLQPRLVLLDISLPGIGGQRTLERLKREYPEVRVLVLTSREEANLVQTILRKGADGYCLKGISPEHLLTVIREVSAGNGWFDAKVLAQVRSALAPAPGEAPGTVTLTEREKEVLRWIARGASNPEIGRQLHISSGTVRVHVHAILRKLGAVDRTQAVVVALEKGLIAPP, from the coding sequence GTGAGTGAACCCATCACCGTGCTGCTGGTCGAGGACGATCCGCTCTTTCGCATGGGGCTTGCGCTGTTTCTGCGCAACCAATCGGAGCTTGAACTGGTGGGCGAGGCGGAGGACGGAGAAACGGCCCTGGATCTGGTGGACCGTCTGCAACCGCGGCTGGTGCTGCTCGATATCAGCCTGCCGGGGATCGGGGGGCAAAGGACGCTGGAGCGCCTCAAGCGGGAGTATCCCGAAGTGCGGGTGCTGGTGCTCACCTCGCGCGAAGAGGCGAATCTGGTGCAGACGATCTTGCGGAAAGGCGCGGACGGTTACTGCCTGAAGGGTATCTCGCCGGAGCATCTGCTCACGGTCATCCGCGAGGTCAGCGCCGGCAACGGCTGGTTCGACGCGAAAGTACTCGCCCAGGTGCGCAGCGCTTTGGCTCCAGCCCCGGGCGAAGCCCCGGGCACCGTCACCCTCACCGAACGGGAAAAGGAGGTGCTGCGCTGGATCGCCCGGGGGGCCAGCAACCCCGAGATCGGTCGCCAACTACACATCTCAAGCGGCACCGTGCGGGTGCATGTCCACGCCATCCTGCGCAAGCTCGGGGCGGTCGACCGCACCCAGGCCGTCGTCGTCGCCCTCGAGAAGGGCCTGATCGCTCCTCCTTAA